Proteins co-encoded in one Chaetodon auriga isolate fChaAug3 chromosome 9, fChaAug3.hap1, whole genome shotgun sequence genomic window:
- the LOC143325409 gene encoding hepatitis A virus cellular receptor 1 homolog isoform X2, translating into MRGLCYFFLSILTQVSSSTLKVTGLFGHNVTLPCGYDTQTHGVLSLCWGRGKVPSSKCSNTVLSSEDGAVVFRQSPRYQLLGRVTDGDVSLTILNTQWADAGEYGCRVEIPGWFNDQKVNIHLVMEEEQPVTEDWTLTSHGTKETTSSPKTVEAEHPTFDFRAFTTTEEKFKAFLGAGHVGRMAAIFFLTIIIILVFIFRRGFLLRRTLQHLHISTVENIYESAPMPE; encoded by the exons ATGCGTggtctttgttattttttcctctcGATCCTGACCCAAG TGTCTTCCAGCACCCTCAAAGTCACCGGCCTCTTCGGGCACAATGTGACTTTGCCATGTGGGTACGACACTCAAACTCACGGCGTCCTGAGTCTCTGTTGGGGACGAGGGAAGGTGCCCTCGTCCAAATGCTCCAACACCGTCCTCTCCTCCGAGGATGGCGCTGTGGTTTTCAGGCAGTCCCCCAGGTACCAGCTGCTGGGCAGGGTGACAGACGGAGACGTGTCCCTGACCATCCTGAACACCCAGTGGGCTGATGCTGGGGAGTACGGCTGCAGGGTGGAGATCCCAGGGTGGTTCAATGACCAAAAGGTCAACATACACCTGGTCATGGAGGAAG agcAACCTGTTACTGAAGACTGGACATTAACTAGTCATGGGACAAAAG AAACCACATCATCACCTAAAACTGTAGAAGCTGAGCACCCAACATTTGACTTCAGAGCATTTACAACCACGGAG GAAAAATTCAAAGCCTTCCTGGGAGCGGGGCATGTTGGCAGGATGGCAGCTATTTTCTTCCTCACCATAATCATAATCCTCGTCTTTATTTTCC GGAGAGGATTTCTGCTGAGGAGGACGCTTCAACATCTCCACATCTCAACTGTTGAGAACATTTATGAAAGTGCCCCAATGCCCGAGTGA
- the LOC143325409 gene encoding hepatitis A virus cellular receptor 1 homolog isoform X4 produces MRGLCYFFLSILTQVSSSTLKVTGLFGHNVTLPCGYDTQTHGVLSLCWGRGKVPSSKCSNTVLSSEDGAVVFRQSPRYQLLGRVTDGDVSLTILNTQWADAGEYGCRVEIPGWFNDQKVNIHLVMEEAPAEQPVTEDWTLTSHGTKETTSSPKTVEAEHPTFDFRAFTTTEEKFKAFLGAGHVGRMAAIFFLTIIIILVFIFRK; encoded by the exons ATGCGTggtctttgttattttttcctctcGATCCTGACCCAAG TGTCTTCCAGCACCCTCAAAGTCACCGGCCTCTTCGGGCACAATGTGACTTTGCCATGTGGGTACGACACTCAAACTCACGGCGTCCTGAGTCTCTGTTGGGGACGAGGGAAGGTGCCCTCGTCCAAATGCTCCAACACCGTCCTCTCCTCCGAGGATGGCGCTGTGGTTTTCAGGCAGTCCCCCAGGTACCAGCTGCTGGGCAGGGTGACAGACGGAGACGTGTCCCTGACCATCCTGAACACCCAGTGGGCTGATGCTGGGGAGTACGGCTGCAGGGTGGAGATCCCAGGGTGGTTCAATGACCAAAAGGTCAACATACACCTGGTCATGGAGGAAG ctcctgcagagcAACCTGTTACTGAAGACTGGACATTAACTAGTCATGGGACAAAAG AAACCACATCATCACCTAAAACTGTAGAAGCTGAGCACCCAACATTTGACTTCAGAGCATTTACAACCACGGAG GAAAAATTCAAAGCCTTCCTGGGAGCGGGGCATGTTGGCAGGATGGCAGCTATTTTCTTCCTCACCATAATCATAATCCTCGTCTTTATTTTCCGTAAGT AG
- the LOC143325409 gene encoding hepatitis A virus cellular receptor 1 homolog isoform X1: MRGLCYFFLSILTQVSSSTLKVTGLFGHNVTLPCGYDTQTHGVLSLCWGRGKVPSSKCSNTVLSSEDGAVVFRQSPRYQLLGRVTDGDVSLTILNTQWADAGEYGCRVEIPGWFNDQKVNIHLVMEEAPAEQPVTEDWTLTSHGTKETTSSPKTVEAEHPTFDFRAFTTTEEKFKAFLGAGHVGRMAAIFFLTIIIILVFIFRRGFLLRRTLQHLHISTVENIYESAPMPE, translated from the exons ATGCGTggtctttgttattttttcctctcGATCCTGACCCAAG TGTCTTCCAGCACCCTCAAAGTCACCGGCCTCTTCGGGCACAATGTGACTTTGCCATGTGGGTACGACACTCAAACTCACGGCGTCCTGAGTCTCTGTTGGGGACGAGGGAAGGTGCCCTCGTCCAAATGCTCCAACACCGTCCTCTCCTCCGAGGATGGCGCTGTGGTTTTCAGGCAGTCCCCCAGGTACCAGCTGCTGGGCAGGGTGACAGACGGAGACGTGTCCCTGACCATCCTGAACACCCAGTGGGCTGATGCTGGGGAGTACGGCTGCAGGGTGGAGATCCCAGGGTGGTTCAATGACCAAAAGGTCAACATACACCTGGTCATGGAGGAAG ctcctgcagagcAACCTGTTACTGAAGACTGGACATTAACTAGTCATGGGACAAAAG AAACCACATCATCACCTAAAACTGTAGAAGCTGAGCACCCAACATTTGACTTCAGAGCATTTACAACCACGGAG GAAAAATTCAAAGCCTTCCTGGGAGCGGGGCATGTTGGCAGGATGGCAGCTATTTTCTTCCTCACCATAATCATAATCCTCGTCTTTATTTTCC GGAGAGGATTTCTGCTGAGGAGGACGCTTCAACATCTCCACATCTCAACTGTTGAGAACATTTATGAAAGTGCCCCAATGCCCGAGTGA
- the LOC143325409 gene encoding hepatitis A virus cellular receptor 1 homolog isoform X3, with protein sequence MRGLCYFFLSILTQVSSSTLKVTGLFGHNVTLPCGYDTQTHGVLSLCWGRGKVPSSKCSNTVLSSEDGAVVFRQSPRYQLLGRVTDGDVSLTILNTQWADAGEYGCRVEIPGWFNDQKVNIHLVMEEAPAEQPVTEDWTLTSHGTKETTSSPKTVEAEHPTFDFRAFTTTEEKFKAFLGAGHVGRMAAIFFLTIIIILVFIFRK encoded by the exons ATGCGTggtctttgttattttttcctctcGATCCTGACCCAAG TGTCTTCCAGCACCCTCAAAGTCACCGGCCTCTTCGGGCACAATGTGACTTTGCCATGTGGGTACGACACTCAAACTCACGGCGTCCTGAGTCTCTGTTGGGGACGAGGGAAGGTGCCCTCGTCCAAATGCTCCAACACCGTCCTCTCCTCCGAGGATGGCGCTGTGGTTTTCAGGCAGTCCCCCAGGTACCAGCTGCTGGGCAGGGTGACAGACGGAGACGTGTCCCTGACCATCCTGAACACCCAGTGGGCTGATGCTGGGGAGTACGGCTGCAGGGTGGAGATCCCAGGGTGGTTCAATGACCAAAAGGTCAACATACACCTGGTCATGGAGGAAG ctcctgcagagcAACCTGTTACTGAAGACTGGACATTAACTAGTCATGGGACAAAAG AAACCACATCATCACCTAAAACTGTAGAAGCTGAGCACCCAACATTTGACTTCAGAGCATTTACAACCACGGAG GAAAAATTCAAAGCCTTCCTGGGAGCGGGGCATGTTGGCAGGATGGCAGCTATTTTCTTCCTCACCATAATCATAATCCTCGTCTTTATTTTCCGTAAGT GA